In Nitrospira sp., one genomic interval encodes:
- the metH gene encoding methionine synthase, with the protein MPEPDIRELLRQRILILDGAMGTMIQRYRLDEAAFRGERFSHWTKDLKGHNDLLNVTRPAVIEDIHRQYLEAGADIIETNTFNSQAISLADYDMADLGYELSKAGAECARRAVAQVTVTQPGRRCFVAGAIGPTTKTSSVSTDSNDAAARGCTFEELVAAYADQVRGLLDGGADLLLVETIFDTLNAKAAFFAIQQLYAEGARQVPVMASVTFIQAGSNRGFSGQTVEGFWNSISHVPLLSVGMNCALGPKEMRPLIEELAQIAPIFVSSHPNAGLPNPLLPTGFPETPDSLAPQLREWAQNGWLNILGGCCGTTPDHIRAIAEAVRGVDPRRPPTVPPYLRLSGLEALTVRPESNFVNVGERTNITGSPAFSKLILAGDYDKALTVARQQVEGGAQIIDINMDEGLLDSRAAMQRFLRLLAAESDIARVPIMVDSSKWEVIEEGLRNIQGKGVVNSISLKEGEAKFLEQARLIRRYGAAMVVMAFDERGQADSYTRRIEICERSYRLLTEQVSVPPQDIIFDPNILTVATGLEEHNNYAVDFIEATRWIKQHLPLAKVSGGVSNISFSFRGNNVVREAMHAAFLYHAIQAGLDMGIVNAGQLAVYEEIPKDLLMLVEDVLLNRRPDATERLVAFADTVKQKGKAAVKDDEWRNQPVEQRLAHALVKGLTDYIDQDVEEARRKAARPLDVIEGPLMDGMNIVGDLFGSGKMFLPQVVKSARVMKKAVAYLMPFMEAEKQRLGTARANGKVLLATVKGDVHDIGKNIVGVVLGCNNYDVVDLGVMVSCEKILATARDQKVDVIGLSGLITPSLDEMVHVAKEMTREGFDLPLLIGGATTSKAHTAVKIAPAYRHATVHVLDASRAVGVVGSLVNSEQRKSFTEAVCEDYERVRQAHQDRGAKPLRALAEARRHRLPTDWGTADIPRPSFLGLRSIDRMPLRELVPYIDWSPFFHTWELRGRYPAILDDATVGPKAKELLADAQALLERIIQQNLLTARGVYGFFPANSVGDDIEVYGADDRRTLHTVFHTLRQQTDKPDDQFNLALADFIAPKESGRVDHLGAFAVTAGIGVPELCAQFEKDHDDYNSIMVKALADRLAEAFAEWLHREARREWGYGKDESLTNEDLIRERYRGIRPAPGYPACPDHTEKRLLFNLLEAEARCGVTLTESFAMFPAASVSGLYFAHPQAKYFAVGKINRDQVEDYAARKGLSVAEVERWLAPNLNYDA; encoded by the coding sequence GAAGGGCCACAATGATTTGCTGAACGTGACCAGGCCCGCCGTGATCGAGGACATCCACCGACAGTATCTCGAAGCCGGTGCGGACATCATCGAAACGAATACGTTCAATTCACAAGCCATTTCCTTGGCCGACTACGATATGGCCGACTTGGGCTATGAACTCTCCAAAGCAGGGGCCGAATGTGCGCGGCGTGCCGTCGCCCAGGTGACGGTGACGCAACCGGGTCGACGCTGTTTTGTTGCAGGCGCCATCGGGCCCACGACGAAGACCTCGTCGGTGTCCACGGATTCGAACGACGCCGCGGCGCGGGGCTGCACGTTCGAGGAGTTGGTGGCGGCTTATGCCGATCAGGTGCGCGGTCTGTTGGACGGCGGCGCCGATCTGTTGTTGGTCGAGACCATTTTCGACACCCTCAACGCCAAAGCGGCATTTTTCGCCATTCAGCAGCTCTATGCGGAGGGCGCCAGGCAGGTGCCGGTCATGGCCTCCGTCACCTTCATCCAGGCCGGGAGCAATCGCGGCTTTTCGGGCCAAACCGTCGAAGGGTTCTGGAATTCCATCTCCCATGTGCCGTTGCTCAGCGTCGGGATGAATTGTGCGCTGGGGCCGAAGGAGATGAGGCCGTTGATCGAAGAACTGGCTCAGATCGCGCCGATCTTCGTGAGCAGCCATCCCAACGCGGGCCTGCCCAACCCGCTGTTGCCGACGGGATTCCCGGAAACACCCGACTCCTTGGCTCCGCAATTACGGGAGTGGGCGCAGAACGGGTGGCTCAACATCCTGGGCGGTTGTTGCGGTACGACGCCAGATCATATTCGCGCGATTGCCGAAGCCGTGCGGGGAGTGGATCCGAGGCGGCCTCCCACAGTCCCGCCCTACCTGCGGCTCAGCGGGCTCGAAGCCTTGACCGTGCGTCCGGAATCGAACTTCGTGAACGTCGGCGAACGGACGAACATCACCGGCTCGCCCGCCTTTTCCAAACTGATCTTGGCCGGCGACTACGATAAGGCCCTGACGGTGGCCCGTCAGCAGGTCGAGGGCGGCGCCCAGATCATCGACATCAACATGGACGAGGGTTTGTTGGACTCCAGGGCCGCCATGCAACGGTTCTTGCGCCTCTTGGCTGCGGAGTCGGACATCGCCCGCGTTCCGATCATGGTGGACAGCTCCAAGTGGGAGGTCATCGAGGAGGGGCTCCGCAACATCCAGGGCAAGGGGGTCGTCAACTCGATCAGCTTGAAGGAGGGTGAGGCCAAGTTCCTCGAACAGGCCAGGCTCATCCGCCGGTATGGCGCAGCCATGGTCGTGATGGCGTTCGATGAGCGTGGCCAGGCCGACTCCTACACCAGACGGATCGAGATCTGCGAACGCTCCTACCGCCTGCTGACCGAACAGGTGAGCGTACCGCCGCAGGACATCATTTTCGATCCGAATATCCTCACGGTCGCCACCGGGCTGGAGGAGCACAACAATTACGCCGTCGATTTCATCGAAGCGACCCGATGGATTAAGCAGCATCTCCCGCTTGCCAAGGTCAGCGGCGGCGTCAGCAACATCTCCTTCTCGTTTCGCGGGAACAACGTGGTGCGGGAGGCGATGCACGCGGCCTTTCTCTATCACGCGATTCAGGCCGGTCTCGACATGGGGATCGTGAATGCCGGGCAACTCGCGGTGTATGAGGAAATTCCGAAAGATCTGCTGATGCTGGTAGAGGATGTCTTGTTGAATCGCCGGCCGGATGCCACGGAGCGACTGGTGGCGTTTGCCGACACGGTCAAGCAAAAGGGCAAGGCGGCCGTCAAGGACGACGAATGGCGGAATCAGCCGGTCGAGCAACGGTTGGCCCACGCCTTGGTGAAGGGCTTGACGGACTACATCGATCAGGATGTCGAGGAGGCTCGGCGAAAGGCCGCTCGGCCGCTCGACGTGATCGAGGGACCGCTGATGGACGGCATGAATATCGTAGGCGACCTCTTCGGATCCGGAAAGATGTTCCTGCCGCAGGTCGTGAAGAGCGCGCGGGTGATGAAGAAGGCCGTGGCCTACTTGATGCCTTTCATGGAAGCGGAGAAACAGCGGCTGGGCACGGCGCGCGCAAACGGAAAGGTCTTGCTTGCCACCGTCAAGGGCGATGTGCACGACATCGGCAAGAACATCGTGGGCGTCGTGTTGGGCTGCAACAACTATGACGTGGTCGATCTCGGGGTGATGGTGTCCTGCGAGAAGATTCTGGCGACCGCGCGCGACCAGAAGGTCGACGTCATCGGGCTGAGCGGCCTCATCACGCCGTCGTTGGATGAAATGGTGCATGTAGCGAAGGAGATGACCCGCGAGGGATTCGATCTCCCCCTGCTGATCGGCGGGGCGACGACCAGCAAGGCCCATACGGCGGTGAAGATCGCGCCGGCCTATCGCCACGCGACCGTGCACGTGCTGGATGCGTCACGGGCCGTCGGGGTGGTGGGGAGTCTGGTCAACAGCGAGCAACGGAAGAGTTTCACCGAGGCCGTTTGCGAAGACTACGAACGGGTGAGGCAGGCGCATCAAGATCGCGGCGCCAAACCACTCCGTGCGCTGGCGGAAGCGAGACGCCATCGCTTGCCGACCGACTGGGGGACGGCCGATATTCCGAGGCCCTCCTTCCTTGGCCTGCGCAGCATCGATCGCATGCCGCTTCGTGAGCTGGTGCCCTATATTGACTGGTCGCCGTTTTTCCACACGTGGGAACTTCGAGGTCGGTATCCCGCGATCTTAGACGATGCCACCGTCGGACCCAAGGCGAAGGAGCTACTCGCGGATGCGCAAGCCCTGCTGGAGCGGATCATCCAGCAGAACCTGCTGACCGCGCGAGGCGTGTACGGTTTCTTCCCGGCCAACAGCGTGGGCGACGATATCGAGGTGTATGGCGCGGACGATCGGCGGACGCTCCACACTGTCTTCCATACGTTGCGCCAGCAAACGGACAAGCCCGACGACCAATTCAATCTGGCCTTGGCGGACTTCATTGCGCCGAAAGAGTCCGGGCGAGTCGATCATCTCGGGGCCTTCGCAGTCACGGCCGGCATTGGCGTGCCGGAACTCTGCGCCCAGTTTGAGAAGGACCATGATGACTACAACTCGATCATGGTCAAGGCCTTGGCCGATCGCTTGGCAGAAGCGTTCGCGGAGTGGCTCCATCGGGAGGCGCGCCGAGAGTGGGGATACGGCAAAGATGAATCCCTGACGAATGAAGATCTCATTCGGGAGCGTTATCGCGGTATCCGTCCCGCGCCCGGGTACCCGGCCTGTCCCGACCACACGGAAAAACGCCTCCTCTTCAACCTGCTGGAGGCCGAGGCGCGATGTGGCGTGACGCTCACGGAGTCGTTCGCCATGTTCCCGGCCGCCTCGGTCAGCGGTCTGTACTTTGCGCATCCGCAAGCCAAGTACTTCGCCGTGGGCAAGATCAACCGCGATCAGGTGGAGGACTATGCGGCGCGAAAAGGGCTGTCTGTCGCAGAGGTAGAACGCTGGCTGGCGCCGAACCTCAATTACGACGCGTAG